A DNA window from Porites lutea chromosome 6, jaPorLute2.1, whole genome shotgun sequence contains the following coding sequences:
- the LOC140941514 gene encoding allatostatin-A receptor-like, producing the protein MFIGFAIFFSILIFINLVGNTLVILAVVLNKPMRSPINFLLINLATADVIVALFIGIPFVIGPTYTHPEGKPGEILCKLFSGGNIGWAGALASVFSLVAIAIERYCAVLYPHSQRGKLTKPKIIILVITCWSLSFLWAIPGFMAVTYIKEFKSCGHSWSKPIYGHFYTVGWSVVAGVIPIGIMGILYSRMVYHLWIKKDNIRENTQKALKRHRKRVTKMVVFVTVVYVLCWVPELLIYFLGFTGTITLVGIHHTVASALIVFNSSVNPVIYSLQSSQFRKHLSELICCKRNRISPMNHTTTATSSTTTRKQELEEASQIQRQKSQDMETAT; encoded by the coding sequence atgttcATCGGTTTCGCCATCTTTTTCTCGATACTGATATTTATCAACCTGGTTGGCAATACACTGGTGATATTAGCTGTTGTCCTAAACAAGCCCATGAGATCTCCAATCAACTTCCTGCTCATCAACTTAGCAACCGCTGACGTGATCGTTGCACTTTTCATTGGCATCCCTTTCGTCATAGGTCCTACCTACACCCACCCCGAGGGTAAACCAGGGGAAATTCTTTGTAAGCTTTTCAGTGGTGGAAACATAGGCTGGGCTGGCGCTTTAGCCTCTGTGTTCTCCCTTGTAGCTATTGCTATTGAGCGTTACTGTGCTGTTTTATATCCACACAGCCAGAGAGGAAAACTCACAAAACCCAAGATTATCATCTTGGTGATCACGTGTTGGTCGCTGTCATTTCTTTGGGCAATTCCCGGCTTTATGGCTGTCACTTACATCAAAGAGTTCAAAAGCTGCGGGCACAGCTGGTCCAAGCCCATCTACGGGCACTTCTATACTGTTGGGTGGTCTGTGGTAGCTGGTGTGATCCCTATTGGCATCATGGGAATCTTGTACTCAAGAATGGTGTATCATCTTTGGATCAAAAAAGATAACATTCGCGAGAATACCCAGAAGGCTTTGAAGCGCCACCGGAAGCGGGTGACCAAGATGGTTGTTTTCGTGACGGTCGTTTACGTATTGTGTTGGGTTCCCGAGCTGCTAATTTACTTTCTTGGTTTCACTGGTACCATTACACTAGTTGGAATACATCACACAGTGGCCTCTGCCCTGATTGTGTTTAATTCTAGCGTGAATCCAGTTATTTACAGTCTCCAAAGCAGTCAGTTTCGAAAACATTTGTCCGAATTGATCTGCTGCAAGCGGAATAGGATATCACCGATGAACCACACTACCACGGCAACGTCCAGTACAACCACGAGAAAACAAGAATTAGAGGAAGCGAGTCAGATTCAGAGACAAAAATCACAGGATATGGAAACTGCAACTTAA
- the LOC140940827 gene encoding GTPase Era, mitochondrial-like: MLKDLSQPSCTNRIFCIPKYLDNSIIRCWSNFTSEMSGESRNGETSELTNHSKNQESADTKLLRVAIIGEVNSGKSTLTNCLTGQKICAVTPIPHTTRKQTLGVFMVGDSQIVLLDTPGVVTHTEARRLKMTRQHILAPREALDEADLIAVITDAADKHRSMKIHESILTALESHKDIPSILILNKIDKIKYKMILLNIADALLKDREKDEWRNYQNIGGWSKFKHVFMISAATGDGIEDIKQYFAAKSRQSEWLFPPDTSTDQPFEEQMQEIFREKLLELYEHEIPWQIKQVNVMCQQRDGHWRIHHKLYCRKKSQRRCVLEQIDRLRGLVSADLQNLLRQPVNLTVDVSVSEKVGFQTPLHSY, encoded by the exons ATGCTTAAGGATTTGTCTCAACCGAGTTGTACAAATCGGATTTTCTGTATACCTAAGTACCTTGATAACAGCATTATTCGGTGCTGGAGTAATTTTACAAGCGAAATGTCTGGGGAATCTCGGAATGGAGAAACTTCAGAACTAACAAATCATTCAAAGAATCAAGAGTCGGCCGATACAAAGCTGCTAAGGGTGGCGATCATAGGAGAAGTAAACAGTGGGAAATCAACTCTGACAAACTGTCTTACAGGGCAGAAGATTTGTGCTGTTACACCGATACCTCATACCACTCGTAAACAGACACTAGGGGTGTTTATGGTGGGGGATTCCCAGATCGTACTTCTAGATACTCCTGGGGTAGTGACACACACTGAGGCACGAAGACTGAAAATGACCCGCCAGCATATACTAGCTCCCAGGGAGGCTCTTGATGAAGCAGATCTCATTGCTGTGATTACCGATGCTGCTGATAAGCATAGGAGTATGAAAATTCATGAATCAATTTTAACAGCTTTGGAAAGTCACAAAGATATACCATCAATtcttatcttaaacaaaatagataaaattaaatacaagatgATTCTACTCAATATAGCTGATGCGCTATTGAAAGACCGCGAAAAGGACGAGTGGAGAAATTATCAAAATATTGGAGGTTGGAGTAAATTTAAACATGTATTTATGATTTCTGCAGCGACTGGAGACGGGATCGAGGACATTAAACAGTACTTTGCTGCGAAAAGCAGACAAAGTGAATGGCTGTTTCCTCCTGACACTAGCACAGATCAGCCATTTGAAGAACAAATGCAGGAGATTTTTAGAGAGAAGTTGTTAGAACTGTATGAGCATGAAATACCCTGGCAAATTAAACAG GTGAATGTGATGTGTCAACAAAGAGATGGCCACTGGAGAATTCACCACAAGCTCTATTGTCGCAAGAAAAGTCAGCGTCGATGTGTTTTAGAACAAATTGACCGTTTGAGAGGCCTTGTATCAGCAGATTTACAAAATCTTCTTAGGCAGCCTGTAAATTTAACTGTTGATGTTTCAGTCAGTGAGAAAGTTGGTTTCCAGACACCACTTCACAGTTATTGA
- the LOC140940060 gene encoding arrestin domain-containing protein A-like, whose product MSMNRIAIRTNKGDYLGGEKVYGTVYLWICGTDPCRGVKLKFRGYEKCEWEYREVHQDEATQLPVEQIGTKNCRKDMFRAELRLIEYPDGIPMGCYAYPFHYTLQQGLPASFEANGNQANGDKWKAEITYKVIAEVDRPGSDEALKASQVITVNENLPLSPVEPETVTERRTVKMCCCIPKGDVLLNSWLEKKVYTSGESAILHVDVKNNSNVDIDAFIIKLIRVVNLRPQDKELSSSVSSHESRPSMQLVRIPVIIDTMLQKSLDGCQGKQLRNLELPLDLWEESTRAEFQPSTNGLIIKSKYHVDVEMDIKWAQPISVQLPVTLRAPPNQSWSDWEPPPWVYNCRVIKITGPCAVPEHLLGSKMFANIPGIQADPF is encoded by the exons ATGAGTATGAACAGAATAGCTATCAGAACAAACAAAGGAGATTATCTTGGAGGCGAGAAAGTCTACGG AACCGTCTATCTATGGATTTGTGGTACTGATCCATGCAGAGGAGTAAAACTCAAATTTAGAGGATATGAAAAAT GTGAATGGGAATACAGAGAAGTTCATCAGGATGAGGCAACTCAATTGCCAGTTgaacaaattggaacaaagaattGCAGGAAGGACATGTTCAGAGCTGAGCTGAGACTCATAGAATATCCAG ATGGAATACCTATGGGATGTTATGCTTATCCATTCCATTATACCCTTCAGCAAGGTCTACCAG CTTCGTTTGAAGCCAATGGAAACCAGGCAAATGGAGACAAGTGGAAAGCAGAAATCACTTACAAAGTTATAGCTGAAGTTGACAGACCTGGATCTGACGAAGCTCTGAAG GCTTCACAAGTCATCACAGTGAATGAAAACCTTCCCCTTTCACCTGTTGAGCCTGAGACTGTGACAGAACGAAGAACTGTTAAAATGTGTTGCTGCATTCCAAAAGGAGATGTTTTGCTTAATTCCTG GCTGGAAAAAAAGGTTTACACATCTGGTGAATCAGCTATACTGCATGTTGATGTTAAAAACAACTCTAATGTGGATATTGATGCTTTCATCATTAAG CTTATTAGAGTGGTAAATCTCAGACCTCAAGACAAAGAACTGTCGTCATCTGTTAGCAGTCATGAGAGCAGACCATCCATGCAGTTAGTGAGAATCCCTGTTATTATAGACACTATGCTACAGAAGTCATTGGATGGTTGTCAGGGAAAGCAGCTCCGAAACTT GGAATTACCTCTTGATCTATGGGAGGAGTCTACACGGGCAGAATTTCAGCCTTCTACAAATGGTTTGATCATAAAG AGTAAATACCATGTTGATGTTGAGATGGACATTAAGTGGGCACAGCCCATCTCTGTTCAGTTGCCTGTAACATTAAGAGCACCTCCAAACCAATCA TGGAGTGATTGGGAACCACCTCCCTGGGTGTACAACTGTCGTGTAATTAAGATCACTGGTCCCTGTGCTGTACCAGAGCATCTATTAG gTTCCAAAATGTTTGCCAACATCCCAGGGATCCAGGCAGACccattttga